The proteins below are encoded in one region of Methanosarcina barkeri 3:
- a CDS encoding NAD(P)/FAD-dependent oxidoreductase, whose product MKAIVIGAGLGGLLSAARLSKSGYQVDVFERLPITGGRFTNLSYKGFQLSSGAFHILPHGPAGPLAHFLKEVGADVKIVRSDITTVRVPLKKGSQDYEKGFKDISFTDFSTLLSHKDRLKIALLIVSTRKNRPTGSSLQAWIRSQFKDEWLVKFADAFCGWSLSLKSDEVPVEEIFEIIENMYRFGGPGVPIGGCKGVIDALESVIAAHDGKIHTETEVSKILVENGKAVGVLVGEEAYKADLIISDLGHAATACICEEVLSGEKDSGYLKILETLKPSAGIKICLAADEPLVGHSGVLLTPYAKRVNGINEVTQVDPGLAPPGKHLTMSHQYVAPENVKNLEAEIELGLQDLKEIFPNKKYEVLLTQSYHDNWPVNRAASGKDPGNETPIPGLYVVGDGAKRKGGIEVEGVALGVAATMKKILG is encoded by the coding sequence ATGAAAGCGATTGTAATTGGTGCGGGACTTGGAGGACTCTTAAGTGCGGCCAGGCTTTCAAAGTCAGGATACCAGGTAGATGTTTTTGAAAGGCTTCCTATCACAGGAGGAAGGTTTACAAACCTCAGTTACAAAGGATTCCAGCTTTCGAGCGGAGCTTTCCATATCCTGCCCCATGGACCTGCAGGCCCTCTAGCCCATTTTCTTAAAGAAGTCGGTGCCGATGTAAAGATCGTAAGATCGGATATTACAACTGTGCGCGTGCCCCTGAAAAAAGGCAGCCAGGATTATGAGAAAGGCTTCAAAGATATTTCGTTTACCGATTTTTCCACACTTCTCTCGCATAAAGACCGATTGAAAATCGCTCTTCTTATAGTAAGTACGCGAAAAAACCGCCCGACAGGAAGCAGTTTGCAGGCATGGATCCGGTCTCAGTTTAAGGATGAGTGGCTTGTGAAATTTGCCGATGCTTTCTGCGGCTGGTCATTGAGCCTGAAAAGTGACGAAGTTCCTGTGGAAGAAATTTTCGAAATAATTGAAAATATGTACAGATTCGGCGGCCCAGGTGTTCCTATCGGTGGATGCAAAGGAGTAATCGATGCTCTGGAAAGTGTGATTGCTGCACACGATGGAAAGATCCATACCGAGACCGAGGTTTCAAAAATTCTTGTGGAAAACGGAAAAGCCGTAGGCGTACTTGTTGGTGAGGAAGCTTATAAAGCAGACCTGATCATCAGCGATTTGGGACATGCCGCAACGGCATGCATTTGTGAGGAGGTCCTGTCAGGAGAAAAAGATTCAGGATACCTGAAAATACTTGAAACCCTGAAGCCTTCTGCGGGCATAAAGATTTGTCTTGCTGCAGACGAGCCGCTTGTAGGGCATTCGGGTGTCCTTCTAACCCCATATGCAAAAAGGGTAAATGGGATAAACGAGGTTACGCAGGTCGATCCTGGACTTGCTCCACCTGGTAAGCACCTTACAATGTCCCATCAGTATGTAGCCCCTGAGAACGTGAAGAATCTCGAAGCTGAAATTGAACTTGGGCTTCAGGACCTTAAAGAAATCTTTCCCAATAAAAAATATGAAGTTCTTCTTACCCAGTCATACCATGACAACTGGCCGGTAAACAGGGCAGCCTCAGGTAAGGACCCTGGTAACGAGACTCCTATTCCAGGACTTTACGTTGTAGGGGACGGAGCCAAAAGAAAAGGCGGCATTGAAGTTGAAGGCGTAGCTCTCGGTGTAGCTGCAACCATGAAGAAAATCCTAGGCTGA
- the fpoD gene encoding F420H2 dehydrogenase subunit FpoD, with protein sequence MEEQLEPNEMIVHLGPQHPMQPGPFRLNLRLKGETVVDADIELGFIHKGIEKILENKTYLQGITIVDRICYLVALVNEECFVGCTEKLLGIEPPERSQYIRVILDELTRIQSHLLGMGEFGEFIGFVSMFMYTIREREEVLGLIDMITGARVTHSYLKFGGVRDDLPDGFKEKALSVFNNLKKSVDDFEEMFHTDRIFRERTVGVGVLTADVAKNLGVSGPVLRATGVPFDIRKNEPYLVYKDLDFKVCTETAGDCFARVQVRINEIRESIYILEQCLDQIPGGPLFPEGTMYGRRTPVMRVPAGEVFHRVEDPRGEMGMYMISDGSDKPYRVKIRGPYYPTLQALPPLIIGTTVADVASISGSMDGCTSEADR encoded by the coding sequence ATGGAAGAGCAGCTTGAACCAAACGAGATGATCGTACACCTGGGCCCTCAGCATCCCATGCAGCCAGGTCCCTTCAGGCTAAACCTGAGGTTGAAAGGGGAAACAGTCGTGGATGCTGACATAGAACTCGGTTTCATTCATAAAGGTATTGAAAAGATTCTGGAGAATAAGACTTACCTCCAGGGAATCACAATCGTGGACAGGATCTGCTATCTTGTGGCTCTTGTAAACGAAGAATGTTTTGTAGGCTGTACCGAGAAATTACTGGGCATCGAACCGCCTGAAAGGTCTCAATATATCAGGGTTATTCTTGACGAGCTTACAAGAATTCAGAGTCATTTATTGGGTATGGGTGAGTTTGGAGAATTCATTGGTTTTGTCTCCATGTTCATGTACACGATCAGGGAACGAGAAGAGGTTCTGGGCCTGATTGACATGATCACGGGAGCCAGAGTTACTCACAGCTATCTCAAGTTCGGAGGAGTAAGGGACGACCTGCCGGATGGGTTTAAAGAAAAAGCACTATCTGTTTTCAATAATCTCAAAAAATCAGTAGACGATTTTGAAGAAATGTTTCATACGGACAGGATCTTCAGGGAAAGAACTGTCGGAGTTGGTGTCCTGACTGCTGATGTCGCAAAGAACCTTGGAGTCTCAGGACCTGTTTTGCGTGCAACCGGTGTCCCTTTCGATATCCGGAAAAACGAGCCTTATCTGGTATATAAGGACCTTGACTTCAAAGTCTGCACTGAAACCGCAGGAGACTGTTTTGCAAGAGTGCAGGTCAGGATTAACGAGATCAGGGAAAGTATCTATATTTTAGAACAGTGCCTCGATCAGATTCCAGGTGGTCCGCTCTTTCCTGAAGGTACCATGTATGGCAGGAGAACTCCTGTAATGAGAGTTCCTGCCGGTGAGGTATTCCACAGGGTGGAAGATCCAAGAGGGGAAATGGGTATGTACATGATCTCCGACGGTTCGGACAAGCCGTACAGAGTAAAGATCAGAGGCCCTTACTATCCTACCCTGCAAGCTCTTCCTCCTCTAATAATAGGCACGACTGTTGCGGATGTAGCATCAATTTCGGGCAGCATGGACGGATGTACCAGTGAAGCGGACAGGTGA
- the fpoA gene encoding F420H2 dehydrogenase subunit FpoA, which produces MSGIIDSYIPVAIFLVMALVMPPLTMFMVKQLSPRSKAAGKYTTYESGSVPTGTARIQFNVEYYLYAIAFVLFDIEVLFLYPWITVYKGHGITSIAVVEMFAFIFILLFGYVYLWKKGALTWVK; this is translated from the coding sequence ATGTCTGGAATAATTGATAGCTACATACCAGTTGCAATATTCCTCGTCATGGCACTTGTTATGCCTCCACTGACAATGTTTATGGTAAAGCAACTGAGCCCGAGAAGCAAGGCAGCCGGCAAATACACTACATATGAATCGGGATCGGTTCCTACAGGAACTGCAAGGATCCAGTTCAATGTTGAGTATTATCTTTATGCGATAGCTTTTGTACTCTTTGATATAGAGGTGCTCTTCCTTTACCCATGGATTACAGTCTATAAGGGTCATGGGATCACCTCAATTGCAGTGGTTGAGATGTTTGCCTTTATTTTTATACTGCTCTTCGGGTACGTTTATCTCTGGAAGAAGGGGGCTCTTACATGGGTGAAATGA
- a CDS encoding 4Fe-4S binding protein produces MKINDNCVGCGQCASFCKKGAIDVKGKARATDACIDCGICVLYCPVKAIEVLV; encoded by the coding sequence ATGAAGATTAATGACAATTGTGTAGGGTGCGGCCAGTGTGCTTCTTTTTGCAAAAAAGGAGCAATAGATGTAAAAGGAAAGGCAAGAGCTACTGACGCCTGCATAGACTGCGGCATCTGCGTGCTCTACTGCCCTGTTAAGGCCATAGAGGTGCTGGTATGA
- the fpoB gene encoding F(420)H(2) dehydrogenase subunit B, whose translation MGEMTEKKASKSDETSEEGIPGVITTTTSAISDLLKKTKVQDLINWGRKNSLWFMTQPMGCCGVEMIAMGCAHYDTDRFGIIPRNSPRQADVMLISGYVTKKYLPALKRLWEQMPSPKWVMCIGDCSISGGPFYESYSTVQNIDEIFPIDVFVPGCPPRPEAMLQGFVELQEKIKAKKDLGSEY comes from the coding sequence ATGGGTGAAATGACGGAAAAAAAAGCGAGTAAATCCGATGAGACTTCGGAAGAAGGAATTCCCGGAGTTATCACAACAACAACCAGTGCGATAAGTGACTTACTCAAGAAAACTAAGGTTCAGGACTTGATCAATTGGGGAAGGAAAAACTCTTTGTGGTTTATGACTCAGCCAATGGGATGTTGCGGAGTTGAGATGATCGCTATGGGCTGTGCCCACTATGATACGGATCGCTTTGGGATCATTCCGAGAAACTCCCCCAGACAGGCTGACGTCATGCTCATCAGTGGCTACGTGACAAAGAAATACCTGCCTGCTTTAAAAAGACTCTGGGAACAGATGCCTTCTCCGAAATGGGTTATGTGCATTGGAGATTGTTCCATTAGTGGCGGCCCTTTCTATGAATCATACAGTACGGTCCAGAATATTGATGAAATATTTCCAATCGATGTCTTCGTTCCAGGCTGTCCTCCAAGACCCGAGGCAATGCTTCAGGGATTTGTGGAACTTCAGGAAAAAATCAAAGCCAAGAAAGACCTGGGTTCGGAGTACTAA
- the fpoL gene encoding F420H2 dehydrogenase subunit FpoL, whose protein sequence is MVKTALEELAFLIPLLPALAFVITFFFGRKMPSGGAIVPILAIAASFVISLVITLRLLANPGEVISQSYPWFAVLNIGVLIDPLAAVMLSMVSFVSLLIHIYAVSYMSGDPGEARYFAETALFTAAMLSLALSDNILQFFVSWELVGLCSYLLIGFWFERPSAAAAAKKAFLTTRVGDVMFLTGIIVLTSDLLKLAGGFQDGTYLLRFDEIFSYIPQLSALHSNIFGFEVSHLTIITLLFFGGAIGKSGQFPLHVWLPDAMEGPTTVSALIHAATMVTAGVYLVARTFPMFIAAPDSLMVVAYLGGFTALFAGTMGIVMNDLKRVLAYSTISQLGYMMLGLGLGSAIGLEAVGISLFHLINHAFFKALLFLCAGSVIHAVGTQDMRELGGVRKVMPITAATMTIAALALAGFGIPGTSIGTSGFFSKDAIIEAAYLFGEHSNNWIPYAFSIAAALLTSIYIFRLIFMTFTGKPRSNYHGHESPAIMTIPLSILAIFALVFGGLTKTGFMDFLKETFANSFVNLNIGNLAALGRNQIVEAAGHESLFVQWLPMIVAIAGLAVAFLIYYLRIIKLGPLASMKNPVYRLLYKRYYQHEIYTEFFSLGIVYGIIAFLSQVLDVIIDSIVEGIGILTVGVSEELRKVQTGVIQTYATAVILGVSLLIILVKLITEVL, encoded by the coding sequence GTGGTAAAAACGGCCTTAGAAGAACTTGCATTTTTAATCCCCCTGCTTCCGGCACTGGCTTTTGTTATCACCTTTTTCTTCGGCAGGAAAATGCCCTCAGGCGGGGCAATAGTCCCTATACTGGCAATTGCCGCCTCCTTCGTAATCTCTTTGGTGATTACGCTCAGGTTGCTGGCAAACCCGGGCGAGGTTATAAGCCAGTCCTATCCCTGGTTTGCAGTGCTTAATATCGGAGTGTTGATTGATCCTCTGGCCGCAGTAATGCTCTCAATGGTCTCCTTTGTAAGTCTGTTGATCCATATCTATGCAGTTAGTTATATGTCCGGCGACCCAGGAGAAGCCAGGTATTTTGCAGAAACCGCACTCTTTACCGCAGCAATGCTTTCCCTGGCTCTTTCGGACAACATCCTTCAGTTCTTTGTTTCCTGGGAACTTGTAGGGCTGTGTTCCTATCTCTTAATTGGCTTCTGGTTCGAAAGGCCATCAGCTGCAGCGGCTGCCAAGAAAGCTTTCCTGACAACCAGGGTCGGAGACGTGATGTTCCTTACAGGAATAATTGTACTGACTTCCGATCTACTGAAACTTGCAGGAGGCTTCCAGGACGGAACATACCTGCTCCGTTTTGACGAAATTTTCAGTTATATTCCCCAGCTGTCTGCACTTCATTCAAACATTTTCGGCTTTGAAGTAAGTCACCTTACCATTATCACCCTGCTCTTCTTCGGAGGAGCCATAGGAAAATCCGGTCAGTTTCCTCTGCATGTATGGCTGCCTGACGCAATGGAAGGCCCGACAACCGTTTCAGCTCTTATCCATGCTGCAACAATGGTTACTGCCGGCGTCTACCTGGTCGCAAGGACCTTCCCTATGTTTATTGCAGCTCCTGACTCTCTCATGGTAGTTGCCTATCTCGGAGGCTTTACTGCGCTTTTTGCAGGTACGATGGGCATTGTGATGAATGACCTCAAGCGTGTACTTGCTTATTCGACCATAAGCCAGCTCGGATACATGATGCTTGGTCTTGGCTTGGGCTCGGCAATAGGGCTTGAAGCAGTAGGCATTTCTCTTTTCCACCTTATCAACCATGCTTTCTTTAAGGCCCTTCTTTTCCTCTGTGCAGGCAGCGTAATCCACGCAGTAGGCACCCAGGACATGAGAGAACTTGGAGGCGTAAGAAAGGTAATGCCAATTACGGCTGCTACTATGACAATTGCAGCCCTGGCTCTGGCAGGTTTCGGAATACCCGGAACCTCAATAGGGACAAGCGGTTTCTTCTCAAAGGATGCAATTATCGAGGCTGCTTACCTCTTTGGAGAACACAGTAACAACTGGATTCCCTATGCGTTCTCAATTGCGGCTGCACTCCTCACTTCGATTTATATCTTCAGACTGATCTTCATGACCTTTACAGGGAAGCCAAGAAGTAACTACCACGGACACGAGTCCCCTGCTATTATGACAATTCCCCTTTCAATTCTGGCAATTTTTGCCCTCGTATTCGGTGGGCTGACAAAAACAGGGTTCATGGATTTCCTCAAAGAAACATTTGCAAACAGCTTCGTGAATCTTAACATCGGAAACCTTGCAGCCTTAGGCCGAAATCAGATCGTAGAGGCAGCCGGACATGAGTCTCTCTTTGTCCAGTGGCTTCCGATGATAGTAGCCATTGCAGGTCTTGCAGTTGCTTTTCTAATCTATTATCTCAGGATAATCAAACTCGGGCCGCTTGCTTCTATGAAGAACCCGGTTTACAGGCTGCTTTACAAGCGCTATTACCAGCATGAAATCTATACTGAGTTTTTTTCACTCGGAATCGTATACGGAATCATTGCTTTTCTTTCACAGGTGCTTGATGTGATTATTGACAGCATTGTAGAAGGAATCGGAATTCTTACAGTCGGTGTAAGTGAGGAGCTCCGGAAAGTTCAGACCGGAGTTATCCAGACTTATGCAACTGCAGTAATTTTAGGTGTGAGCCTGCTGATAATACTTGTTA
- a CDS encoding NADH-quinone oxidoreductase subunit J, which produces MIGLETIGSALEMAVFVILAIATVFFAVFVVTAKDIVRAGLSLIMCMFGIAALYVLLNAQFLGIIQILVYIGAIGVLILFAVMLTKHEIGGEPGED; this is translated from the coding sequence ATGATCGGGCTCGAAACAATAGGATCAGCCCTGGAAATGGCCGTCTTTGTGATTCTTGCTATCGCTACAGTATTCTTTGCAGTCTTCGTGGTAACTGCAAAGGATATTGTCCGAGCCGGGCTTTCCCTGATCATGTGCATGTTCGGAATTGCAGCTCTCTATGTTCTTTTGAATGCCCAGTTCCTGGGAATCATTCAGATTCTGGTCTACATCGGAGCAATAGGAGTTCTCATCCTCTTTGCGGTTATGCTGACAAAGCACGAGATCGGAGGTGAGCCAGGTGAGGATTAA
- the fpoC gene encoding F420H2 dehydrogenase subunit FpoC, translating into MDVAEILKSLTDAFPEAISEATAESEIRARSYVDKDEVRKVCQYLKDSLQFDHLCSVCGVDYIKRNELEVVYHIASYNHPVVLTLKARLPRENPEIESIVSVYWNANWYERETYELFGILFKNHPNLKPLVLPEDMIGEWPLRKDYEGFPNKTARNLV; encoded by the coding sequence ATGGATGTCGCAGAAATTCTCAAGTCATTAACAGATGCTTTTCCTGAGGCAATCTCCGAAGCAACAGCCGAATCCGAAATCCGTGCAAGGTCATATGTGGATAAGGATGAGGTAAGAAAAGTTTGTCAGTATCTTAAGGACTCTCTTCAGTTCGACCACCTCTGCTCAGTCTGCGGAGTGGACTACATAAAAAGGAATGAGCTTGAAGTAGTCTATCATATAGCATCATATAATCATCCTGTAGTTCTGACGCTTAAGGCCAGGCTTCCCAGGGAAAACCCGGAAATCGAGTCCATCGTATCGGTGTACTGGAATGCAAACTGGTATGAAAGGGAAACTTACGAGCTTTTCGGAATTTTATTTAAAAATCACCCGAACCTGAAACCACTTGTACTTCCCGAAGATATGATTGGAGAATGGCCCCTCAGGAAAGATTACGAGGGCTTTCCGAATAAAACTGCCAGAAATCTGGTGTGA
- the fpoI gene encoding F420H2 dehydrogenase subunit FpoI yields the protein MVLKNIKYAIRNITRPPVTRMYPEKPSELSDRFRGLQILDKSKCIGCGICANTCPNAAIKIVKAPIAPGSSKQRWFPQIDIGHCLFCGLCIDQCPKGALSSGKEYAKGLVKWHHKDLLMTPEKLAREVDLEKGDER from the coding sequence ATGGTCCTTAAAAACATTAAATATGCAATTAGAAACATCACAAGACCTCCCGTAACCAGGATGTACCCGGAAAAACCCAGTGAACTTTCCGACCGGTTCAGGGGACTTCAGATACTTGATAAAAGTAAATGCATAGGTTGTGGCATCTGTGCCAATACTTGCCCTAATGCCGCAATTAAGATCGTAAAAGCTCCGATTGCACCAGGGAGCTCAAAACAACGCTGGTTCCCTCAAATTGACATAGGGCACTGCCTTTTCTGCGGACTCTGCATCGATCAGTGTCCTAAAGGTGCGCTTTCAAGCGGCAAGGAATACGCTAAAGGTCTTGTTAAATGGCATCACAAAGACCTGCTCATGACTCCTGAAAAACTTGCAAGGGAAGTCGATCTCGAAAAAGGTGATGAGAGATGA
- the fpoJ gene encoding F420H2 dehydrogenase subunit FpoJ: MRINRLLSFLVALLFTAIVIVGAFGTSWNTVSELPQNPADQSNIEGIGMLIFTHYVAPFEVLSIVLLASLIGAIYLAKGEGNR; this comes from the coding sequence GTGAGGATTAATCGCCTTTTATCATTTCTTGTAGCTTTGCTCTTTACAGCTATTGTGATAGTCGGGGCTTTCGGAACCTCCTGGAACACGGTTTCCGAACTTCCCCAAAATCCGGCTGACCAGAGTAATATAGAGGGCATTGGCATGCTGATATTTACTCACTATGTTGCGCCTTTTGAAGTCCTTTCAATTGTCCTGCTCGCCTCTCTCATAGGGGCAATTTACCTGGCAAAAGGAGAGGGTAACCGATGA
- the fpoH gene encoding F420H2 dehydrogenase subunit FpoH yields the protein MTIVVPEYLAPLIPWVRGIVGLVLIGFIFVGAMGAVWLERKLSADIQTRMGPCRVGKYGLLQLVADAIKLFTKEDLKPLNADSLLFNNANIFMLGSVFLMLVALPVGAVFINGVEYPLAVTQMDISVLYIEAVSALSIFGIFMVAYGSNNKYSLLGAFRNFARMVGYEVPLGISVISVAAMTGSLNIVDISSAQGLHWNIFLQPLGCFVFFVSLMADMGRLPFDQNESEEELIAGWITEYCGMRFGLGFFAEYIHMILGSFLVALLFLGGWNVPGFIANNSVLGLIAPTGFLIVKVVFVLMVIIGLRWAVPRFRIDQVVDLSWKKLLPLALLNLVWAVGLGLYLGA from the coding sequence ATGACAATAGTAGTTCCTGAATATCTAGCTCCTTTAATCCCCTGGGTCCGTGGAATAGTAGGCCTTGTTCTTATAGGGTTTATTTTTGTCGGAGCAATGGGAGCTGTGTGGCTTGAAAGGAAGCTTTCTGCTGATATCCAGACAAGAATGGGACCCTGCCGTGTAGGAAAATATGGACTTCTGCAGCTTGTAGCCGATGCAATCAAACTTTTTACGAAAGAAGACTTAAAGCCGCTGAATGCTGACAGTTTACTTTTTAATAATGCTAATATTTTCATGCTTGGTTCGGTTTTTCTTATGCTTGTTGCCCTTCCTGTGGGTGCAGTTTTCATTAATGGGGTCGAGTACCCGCTTGCGGTCACCCAGATGGACATCAGTGTGCTTTACATCGAAGCAGTATCCGCATTATCAATTTTTGGAATATTTATGGTGGCTTACGGCTCAAATAACAAATACTCCCTGCTAGGAGCTTTTCGAAATTTTGCCCGAATGGTAGGATATGAAGTACCTCTCGGAATATCTGTCATAAGTGTAGCTGCTATGACAGGTTCGCTTAATATAGTAGATATTTCGAGTGCGCAGGGCCTGCACTGGAATATTTTCCTGCAGCCTCTGGGATGTTTTGTATTCTTTGTATCACTTATGGCTGACATGGGAAGACTTCCCTTTGACCAGAATGAGTCCGAAGAAGAATTGATAGCAGGGTGGATTACGGAATACTGTGGAATGCGTTTCGGGCTAGGTTTTTTTGCCGAGTACATCCACATGATCCTCGGTTCTTTCCTTGTAGCCCTTCTCTTCCTTGGCGGTTGGAACGTGCCAGGTTTTATTGCAAACAATTCCGTGCTTGGCCTTATCGCTCCAACAGGCTTCCTGATTGTAAAAGTTGTCTTTGTACTTATGGTAATTATAGGGCTCAGATGGGCTGTCCCGAGGTTCAGGATTGACCAGGTTGTTGACCTGAGCTGGAAAAAACTGCTTCCTCTTGCCCTTCTAAACCTTGTCTGGGCTGTAGGGCTCGGACTCTACCTGGGGGCGTGA
- the fpoK gene encoding F420H2 dehydrogenase subunit FpoK, producing the protein MIPLYFYLGLAALLFSIGLYGVMTHKNGIRMIMCIELMLNSANLNLVAFSSYTDTLNGQVFAIFSIALAAAEAAVGFAIFMAIYRMHDKINLDELNILRW; encoded by the coding sequence ATGATTCCTTTATACTTTTACCTGGGGCTCGCAGCCTTGCTGTTTTCAATCGGACTCTATGGTGTAATGACACATAAAAACGGCATCAGGATGATTATGTGCATCGAGCTCATGCTCAACTCTGCAAACCTGAACCTTGTAGCTTTCTCAAGTTATACGGATACCCTGAACGGGCAGGTTTTCGCCATCTTCTCGATTGCTCTTGCAGCTGCCGAAGCAGCGGTCGGGTTTGCAATCTTCATGGCAATCTACAGAATGCACGATAAGATCAACCTTGATGAGCTAAACATCCTGAGGTGGTAA